The proteins below come from a single Maylandia zebra isolate NMK-2024a linkage group LG23, Mzebra_GT3a, whole genome shotgun sequence genomic window:
- the pjvk gene encoding pejvakin, whose product MFAAATKNFVKQVGDTGRLIPVPSLSEADRYQPLSLVTRKRRKHFWKKDKYASTPFSLKDILVGEKEITAGVSSYQLLNYEDKSDVALNGRLGNHIINDVGFNISGSDSVAVKASFGIVTKHELEVPTLLRELNSRKVDLDHCLIRQSKESGRSVLCVVVESIRTTRQCSLTVHAGMRGTTMRFQIDDGRNPKGRDKAIVIPAHTTIAFSICELFVRLDGRLDDRTFEELTHSDTYIDDMVTDYYEKAASMTDISTAYLRESSHTRVNLLKHNIPKGPCALCGMGNQRRETVYGCLECSTGGQKYVRLHVVPCFDLWHKTLR is encoded by the exons ATGTTTGCTGCAGCGACCAAAAACTTTGTGAagcaggtgggagacacagggAGGTTGATCCCTGTCCCGAGCCTGAGTGAGGCTGACCGCTACCAGCCCCTCAGCCTGGTTACcagaaagaggaggaagcatTTTTGGAAGAAGGACAAGTATGCCTCAACACCTTTCTCACTGAAAGACATCCTGGTGGGCGAGAAAGAGATCACAGCAG gGGTTTCCTCTTACCAACTCCTCAACTACGAAGATAAATCTGATGTAGCTCTCAATGGTCGGTTAGGGAACCACATCATCAATGATGTGGGGTTCAACATCAGCGGGTCAGACTCAGTGGCTGTAAAAGCCTCCTTTGGCATTGTGACCAAACACGAGCTGGAGGTGCCAACGTTATTGCGTGAACTCAACTCCAG GAAGGTGGACCTGGATCACTGCCTGATTCGTCAGTCAAAGGAGAGCGGACGCAGTGTCCTCTGTGTTGTCGTGGAGAGTATTCGCACCACGCGTCAATGCTCTCTGACCGTGCATGCTGGCATGAGAGGGACCACCATGAGG TTTCAGATTGACGACGGCAGAAACCCCAAAGGTCGAGACAAGGCCATTGTCATCCCAGCTCACACCACCATCGCCTTCAGCATCTGTGAGCTCTTTGTTCGACTGGATGGACGACTTG ATGACCGAACATTCGAAGAGCTCACCCACTCTGACACCTACATAGACGACATGGTGACCGACTACTACGAGAAGGCTGCCAGCATGACGGACATTTCCACCGCTTACTTGAGGGAAAGCTCACATACAAGGGTCAACCTCCTCAAACACAACATCCCCAAGGGCCCCTGCGCACTCTGCGGGATGGGCAACCAACGGCGGGAAACCGTGTACGGCTGCCTGGAGTGCTCGACTGGGGGCCAGAAATACGTCCGGCTGCATGTGGTACCCTGTTTTGATCTCTGGCATAAAACCTTGAGGTGA